One segment of Salvia hispanica cultivar TCC Black 2014 unplaced genomic scaffold, UniMelb_Shisp_WGS_1.0 HiC_scaffold_167, whole genome shotgun sequence DNA contains the following:
- the LOC125198543 gene encoding uncharacterized protein At3g28850-like: MGCATSKPKVCRSCQRPYSPVRRSYSMHVHHPPQKTGDSYHLVALTSSTLGSLKLDPLIQTLAADKSTDDRNQKPSIEDAEIEKEKEKEVIPSVKEEFAMGMIEAKTWSHMIDSKIPKLPPMTPVITPPGEPETIDAWEMMEGLEDSSPLRPAHFRSFSFHVGSGADDQPTPRVKEISGGSSSSDGDTEISSNDTSIASEFDTGVIATLRRALEDLPPANPFHLRPIGEDEKQSEKEKKEKDKLIVYFTSLRGVRKTYEDCCHVRVMLKGLGAKVDERDVSMHSGFKEELKTALLAAEAGGIGLPSVFLNGKLVGGADEIRRLNEEGMLGKLVENCEPADEGGLAAGCEACGDVRFVPCETCSGSCKIYYDADSENKDEDEDGNDGNDNDDGDDDDNEECGFKRCPDCNENGLIRCPICCD, translated from the coding sequence ATGGGCTGCGCCACGTCGAAGCCGAAAGTCTGCCGGAGCTGCCAGCGCCCCTACTCTCCGGTGCGGCGGAGCTACTCGATGCACGTGCACCACCCGCCGCAGAAGACAGGGGACAGCTACCATCTCGTCGCCCTCACTTCCTCCACATTGGGATCCCTCAAGCTCGATCCCCTCATCCAAACCCTCGCCGCCGACAAATCCACCGACGATCGGAATCAGAAACCGTCAATTGAAGATGCAGAGATTgagaaagagaaggagaaagaggTAATTCCATCGGTGAAGGAGGAATTCGCGATGGGGATGATTGAGGCGAAGACATGGTCCCACATGATCGACtccaaaatccccaaattgcCCCCCATGACTCCGGTCATTACTCCGCCGGGTGAACCGGAGACGATCGACGCTTGGGAGATGATGGAGGGCCTCGAGGACTCCAGCCCCCTCCGCCCCGCCCACTTCCGCAGCTTCTCCTTCCACGTCGGCTCCGGCGCCGACGATCAGCCGACGCCGCGCGTCAAGGAAATCAGCGGCGGGAGCAGCAGCAGCGACGGTGACACCGAAATCAGCTCCAACGACACCTCAATCGCCTCCGAATTCGACACCGGCGTGATCGCCACGCTGCGGAGGGCGCTGGAGGATCTCCCGCCGGCGAATCCGTTCCACCTCCGGCCAATCGGAGAAGACGAAAAACAGAGCGaaaaggagaagaaggaaAAGGACAAATTGATCGTGTATTTCACGAGCTTGCGCGGCGTGAGGAAGACGTACGAGGATTGCTGCCACGTGAGAGTGATGCTGAAGGGACTGGGGGCGAAGGTCGACGAGAGGGACGTGTCGATGCACTCCGGCTTCAAGGAGGAGCTCAAGACGGCGCTGCTGGCGGCCGAGGCCGGCGGCATTGGCCTCCCCAGCGTCTTCCTCAACGGAAAGCTCGTCGGCGGGGCCGACGAGATTCGCCGCCTCAACGAGGAGGGGATGCTGGGGAAGCTGGTGGAGAATTGCGAGCCGGCCGATGAAGGAGGGCTCGCGGCCGGGTGTGAGGCGTGCGGTGACGTCAGGTTCGTCCCGTGCGAGACGTGTTCGGGGAGTTGTAAAATATACTATGATGCGGATTCCGAAAACAAAGACGAAGACGAAGATGGAAATGATGGCAACGACAACGATGACGGCGACGACGATGACAATGAGGAATGCGGGTTCAAGAGATGCCCCGATTGCAACGAAAACGGGCTTATACGATGCCCGATTTGTTGCGattga
- the LOC125198546 gene encoding binding partner of ACD11 1-like, which yields MEYSRGQYMVEVIGLPPEASREDVYQFFINCGNIRHLQITRVSSDVSMAHVEFEDAYSVKVALLLSGSEIANQPVAISSCGAYNVDPSPSLFVEGQRSDQFVSSPGEAVTVVQQVVQNMIAKGYVLGKDALSKAKALDESHQVSSSAAAKIAEFSKRIGLTDKIQTGVQAGKGIEEKYHVYDMTKTAAVYSGKTAVAAASAVVNSTYFAKGALWVSDVLDRASKAAADLGNKNNHVQK from the exons ATGGAGTACTCGAGGGGTCAGTATATGGTAGAAGTAATCGGACTTCCACCAGAAGCGAGTAGGGAAGACGTCTACCAGTTCTTCATCAACTGTGGCAATATCAGGCACTTACAAATCACCAG GGTGAGTAGTGATGTCTCTATGGCACACGTTGAATTCGAAGATGCTTATTCTGTGAAAGTTGCTCTCCTTCTCAGC GGATCTGAGATTGCGAATCAGCCAGTAGCGATATCTAGCTGTGGAGCGTATAACGTTGATCCATCTCCATCATTATTTGTTGAG GGACAGCGGTCTGATCAGTTTGTGTCAAGCCCTGGGGAGGCGGTGACGGTGGTGCAACAAGTGGTCCAAAACATGATTGCAAAGGGGTATGTGTTGGGGAAAGATGCACTGTCCAAAGCCAAAGCATTGGATGAATCCCACCAGGTTTCATCAAGTGCAGCTGCCAAGATTGCAGAGTTCAGCAAAAGAATTGGACTGACCGACAAAATTCAGACGGGAGTGCAAGCTGGCAAGGGCATCGAAGAGAAGTATCATGTCTACGACATGACTAAAACTGCAGCAGTGTACTCGGGGAAGACGGCTGTGGCGGCTGCAAGTGCTGTTGTTAACAGCACTTACTTTGCTAAAGGGGCTCTCTGGGTTTCGGACGTCTTAGACCGCGCGTCTAAGGCTGCGGCCGACTTAGGAAACAAAAACAACCATGTCCAAAAGTAG
- the LOC125198577 gene encoding transcription factor PRE5-like gives MSGRRSRQSSTTSRITDDQIIDLVSKLHQFLPEIRNTRRSNKASANKVLQETCNYIRNLHKEVDDLSERLSQLLSSIDADSPEAAIIRSLI, from the exons ATGTCTGGGAGAAGATCACGACAATCGTCCACCACCTCAAGAATCACAGACGATCAGATCATCGATCTCGTCTCCaaactccaccaattcctccCTGAAATCCGCAACACCCGCCGCTCCAACAag GCTTCTGCAAATAAGGTGCTTCAAGAGACTTGCAACTACATCAGAAATTTGCACAAAGAGGTGGATGATTTGAGTGAGAGGCTGTCGCAGCTACTGTCGTCGATTGATGCAGATAGTCCAGAAGCAGCCATAATTAGGAGCTTAATCTGA